One Bosea sp. 124 genomic window, GAGGCGATCGTCGCGGTCGCGCAGGCGATCGACAGGGCGGGCTTCTGCCCGTCGAAATCGGGCAATGTCTCGGCGCGGACGCAGGCCGGTTTCCTGATCACCCCCTCGGGGCTGCCCTATGCGGAGACGACGCCCGGGGATCTGATCGCATTGTCGCTTGATGGCGCGGTGCTGTCGGGGGCCGGCAAGCCGTCCTCGGAATGGCCGTTCCATGCTGCGATCTACCGCGCGCGGCCGGAGGCGCAGGCGATCGTGCACACCCATTCGCCGCGCGCCACGGCGCTCTCCGCGACGCGGCGCGGCATCCCCGCCTTTCACTACATGATCGCGCTTTGCGGCGGCGCCGACGTGCGCTGCGCGGAGTACGCGACCTTCGGCACGCCGGAGCTGGCGGAAAATGCGATGCGCGCGCTGGAGGGGCGGAAAGCGGTGCTGCTCGCCAATCACGGGGTCATCGCGTTCGGCGCTTCGCTCGCTGGCGCGCATCAGATCGTCGCGGAGGTCGAGAACCTCGCCGGGCAGTATCTCGACATCCTCGCATCGGGCCTTGAGCCGGTCATCCTCGACGATGAGGAAATGGCACGCGTCAGCGCGAAATTTGCTGGCTACGGCAAGGTCGGCTGAAACGAATAGAGCCCCGGTCCGATATGGGCCGGGGCTCATTGATGCCGCATTTTGCGTCAGGCCTTGGTCCAGCCCGCGTACCAGGTGTTGAACAGCGCGAGCTGCGTACGGGCGTAGTGCTTCTGGCCCGTGGTCAGGCTGTCGGAGGCGTTGAAGTGCAGCTCGTATTCCGGGCTGCCTTCGAGAACCATCAGGTATTTGTAGAACAGCACGAGGTCCGGCCCCTCGTCGAAGCTCGACAGCACGGCGAGCGCCCCATCGAGTTCGAGCGCCTTGGCACGCGCCCCGACATCGCCCTTCGCGGCCTGCTCGCAGAGCGCGACCAGATGCAGGACAGGCTTGGGCAGGACGTTGCCGATGCCGGTGATGGCGCCGCTGGCGCCGCAATTGACGAAGCCGTGGAAGACCTGCGTGTCGACCCCGACCATCAGCGTGATGTCGTCCGACTGGCCGGTGATGTTCTCCGCCGCATAGGTCAGGCTCTTGGCGCCGCCGAACTCCTTGAAGCCGATCAGGTTCGGGAACTTGGCGCGGAGCTGGAAGAACAGGTCGGCGCGGGTCTCGAAGCCGTAATAGGGGCTGTTGTAGATCACCGCGGGCAGGCCGTTGGCGGCTTCCAGGATCGCGGCGAAATGCGCGGCCTGGGCCGATGCGGAGGGGCCGCGCGAGAGCACGCGGGGGATGACCATCAGCCCCTTGGCGCCGACATCGCTGGCATGCTTGGCGAAGGCCGCGGCGCGCTGCGTGTTCTGGGCGCCGGTGCCGACGATCACGGGAACGCCGGCCTTGGCGAGCCTGGCGACGCCCTCCTGCCGCTGTTCATCGGTGAGCAGCGGCCAGTCGCCCATCGAGCCGCAATAGACGACCGCCGACATGCCGGCGGCGATCAGCTCCTTGCCCTTGCGGACGAGCGCATCAAAATCGGGGGTGAGGTCCGCCTTGCAGGGCGTCATGAGGGCGGGAATGGTGCCGGTGAAGACATCCGAAGCCATGGAGCGTTTCCTTTGCGTTTTCTTGGGCAGGCTTGAACGATCGGGAGATGGGGCAGGAGCGGCCCCGACGGCGTTTCGGTCGGGGCCCGGTGGTCTGAGGCGCGACGCGGCTCAGGATTCGTAGTGGAAGGGATCGTCGACGGTGTGTGACGGCTGGGTGAACCAGTGCGCGCCGTCGGCCGCCATATAGGCGATGTCCTCGAGCCGCACACCGAATTCGCCGTAGATGCACATCATCGGCTCGACCGAGAAGCACATGCCGAGCTGAAGCGGGGTCTTGTTGCCCTTCACCATGAAGGCCTCCTCATGGACATCTAGGCCGAGGCCGTGGCCGGTGCGGTGCGGCAGGCCGGGCACCTTGTAGCCGGGGCCGAAGCCCGCCGCCTCGATGACGCCGCGCGCGCCGAAATCGACGTTCTCGCAAGGCGCACCGAGCTTCGCGGCTTCGAAGCCGGCGAGCTGCGCCTTCTTCTCGAGGTTCCAGATCTCGCGCTGGCGGTCGCTCGGCTCGCCGAAGACATAGGTGCGGGTGATGTCGGAGCGATAGCCGCCGACCTTGGTGCCCATGTCGATCAGCACCATGTCGCCGTCCTGAAGCGTCTGCTCGTAGGGCACACCATGGGGATAGGCGGTCGCCTCGCCGAACTGGGCGGCACCGCTGGTCCAGCTCATGCCGAGCTTGCGGTGGGCCTGGTCGAGGAACATCTTGACCTGCGCCGTTGTGACGCCGACCTGCAGGGCGCGGGCGGCGGCGCGGTGCACCTCCATGGTGATGTCCATGGCACGCTGGATCAGGGCGATCTCGGCTGCCGATTTCAGCTGCCGGCAGGCGGCGGTGATGGAATTGCCATGGGTGAAGGAGAAGCGGTTGCCGGCCTTGCGCAGGCCGTCGGCGATGTAGAACGGGGTATGCGGATCGAGCGCGACCTGGCCGCTCTCGTAGCCCATGCTGCGGATCGTTTCGATCACCAGCTCGGTCGGGTCCTCATGTTCTTCCCAGCAACGGACGTCGTCGCCGAATTTCATGTATTCGCGCGTCTTCGGCTCCTCGAAGGCCGGGCTGAGATAGGCGATTTCGCCCTCGACGGGGATGATCGCGCCATGCAGGCGTTCGGTCAGATTGAGCTGGATGCCGGTGAAATAGGCCAGGCTAGTCGAGGTGTCGAGATAGAGCGCCTGCAGGCCCTGCTCACGCAGCAGCGCCTGCGCCTTGGCGACGCGCTCCTTGAATTCCTTCACCGCGATCGGCTCGATGCCGTCCGTCATCGGCTTCAGCCTGGCGAGTTCCGCCTCGAAGCTCGATCCGCCCACTCCGATCGTCATGGTCTCTTATCCTCGTTGGTCAGTCTTGAGAGTTCGTGGTGTCGAAAACGATGGCGTGTCAGGCCGCGGGTGAAACCTCTTCAGGCCGCAGGCGCTTGCGTCCCGGCCAGCCCGTCCTCGTGTGGTTCGAGGAGTTGGAGCAGGTCGTGGCGGACGGCGAGCACGTGGTCGAGCGTCAGCCGCGCCGCGCCCTCGGCGTCGCCGGCCCGGCAGAGATCCAGCAGGGCGGCATGCTCCCGCTTGGCCCGGGTGGTCGCGCCGTCCGACATGGCGAGCTGGACGCGGGTGTAGCGGTCGGTGTTGGCGAGCAGCATCCTGACCAGCTCGAAGGTCTGGTTGCGTCCGGCAGCCCGGTAAAGCGACAGGTGATATTCGGTGTTGAGTTCGCCCCAGGCATCGAGATCGCCATTGGCGATGGCCGTGGCGTAGTCGGCGAGGATGGTCTCCGCCCGGGCAAAATCGCTCGCCTGGAGCCGCGGCACGGCGCGCCGCATCAGGTCGGGCTCGAGCGTGGCGCGCAGGTCGAAGAGCTCGGCGATGTCGGATGCCGAGAGCGCGGTCACGACCGCACCGCGATGCGGGTGGAGCGTGACCAGCCCCTCGGCTGCGAGTTGGTGGAAGGCCTCGCGGATCGGGATGCGGCTGATGCCGAACTCCTTTGCCAGCGCGTCCTGCCGCAGCGCCTCGCCGGCGGCGACGGAGCCGGAGAGGATGCGCCGGCGCAGTTCGGCCACTGCGGCGCCGGTCACCGTCTGCCGGAACTGTGGCAGCGTCGAACGCATGGAGAGGGGGCCGGTCATGGGGGCTCGCTTACTGGGCCTTGTAGCGGCGCTGCACCAGCAGCCCGGAGATGGCCGTCAGCGAGAGCGTCGTCAGCATCAGGATGAAGGCGATCGCTGCCGCGAAGGGCCAGTTATTGTTCACCGCGAACTCGCGATACAGCATCGGCGCCATCATCTGGAAGCGCGCGCCGCCGAGCAGGAAGGGCGTGGCATAGGCGTTCATCGCAAGGATGAAGACGAGGATGCCGCCGGTGGCGATGCCGGGCAGCGCGAGCGGCAATACGACATGCCAGAAGCGCCGTGCCGGATCGGCTCCCAGGCTGTCGGCAGCCTCCTCGAGCCGCGCATCGATGCCTTCGATCACACTTTGCAGCGTCAGGATCATATAGGGCAGGTTAATCGAGAGGATGCCGATGGAGACGGCGAACGAGGTGTAGAGCAGCGAGATGCCCGGCCCGCCGAGCGCAGTGTAGATGGCATCGATGATGCCGCCCTTTGCGAGCACGCCCATCCAGCCGAGCGCACGCACCGTCGAGCCGATGAACAGTGGCAGGATGATCAGCAGCACGCCGATCGACTTCCAGCGGCTCTGCGAGCGGGCGAGCTTGTAGGCGATCGGGAAGCCGAGGATCAGGCAGAGCAGCGTCGTGACGATGGCGATGCCGAAGGTCGTCCAGAGAACCCCGGTATAGAACGGGTCCGTGACGAAGCGGAGATAGTTCTCCGGCGTGAACGCGTCGACCATGAAGGTCCTGCGGTCGTATTTGTTCAGGCTGAAGCGGGCGAGCAGCGCCAGCGGCAGCACGAGCGACAGCAGGACGACCATGGTCGCCGGCCCGATGAGCAATGAAGCGGTGAGCCCCTCGGGCCGACGGCGCGTCATGATCAGCGACGCTCCAGCGTGCGGCGCCACCAATCGTTCATGTCGTCGCGGACGGCGCTGAGCTGAGGATAGGGCGCGGGCAGCAGCTTCGTGCCCTCCGGCATGGCCAGACGCTTGGCGACTTCGCCTTCCAGCGCTGCATTGGTGATGGTCGGCTGATAGCCCATGCTGTCGGCGAAGCCGCGCTGGGCGCGCGGGTCGAGCGCGGCGTTGATATAGGCGAAGGCGGCGGCCTTGTTGGGCGCGTTCTTCAGCACGCACATGCTGGAGACATAGGTCATGCAGCCCTCGGCCGGGAAGGACGAGGTCATCTCGACGCCGCCCTTGTTCCAGAACAGTACGCGGGCATGCCAGACGAGGCCGACATCGATCTCGCCGGACTTGATCCCGGGGGCGAAGGCCTCGGTCGAGGTGTAGATCTTGGCGCCGGCCTTGACGAGCTTCTCCATGCTCGCCTTGACCTCGGCGATCTTGCCCGGATCGCCCTGCTGCTTCAGGGCGGCGGCCATCGCGACCCAGATGTAGCTGTTGTCGAGAATGCCGACCTTGCCGCCATAGGCCTCCATCTCGGTGTAGCTCTTCGGCGGCGTCTTCACGCGCTCGGGGCTGTAGGCGATGACCTGTGGGCTGTAGATATGCGGGATCGAATAGGGCGTCGCGAAGGTCGGCTGGACGTATTTGAGGTTGGGAACCTTGCCCTCGTCGAGCGGCTCCAGCATCCCGGCATCTTCGAGATCGTAGGCGGCGGGGGCCTGCACGCAGATGACGTCGACGCTGCCGCGCGGCAGGCGGCGCTGGGCGATCGACTTGGCGACGCGGGTCGGTTCGGTGCCGGCGTCCTGGACGACCTCGAGGCCCTTCGGCTTGAGCAGCGGGTCCTCGATGTTCTGGGTCAGGAGCTTGGCGTAGTCGCCGCCCCAGGTGCTCATCACGACGCGGCCGGAAGCTTCCTGCGCGCGCAGGATCGCTGGGGCGAAGGGCGCTGCGGCGGCGCCCGCAGCCAGTGTCAGCAGATGGCGTCGATTGGGCTTGAACAGATCCGTCATCGCGGTGATCCCCTCGTTTCGGGTTGGCGTTCGTTGTAAAAGTCGCTCAGGCAGTGGTCGTGCAGTCGGTGTCAGGTCAGAGCCGGGACCGTGGTCTCGCTGGCGTCGAACAGGCGCTCGTTCAGGCCGTCCCAGGTGATGGCGACGCTCTCGCCCATGGCGCGGCGTGTCCCGCCCATTGCGCCCGTCGGCTCGTGCAAGGCGAGGCTGCTGCCATCCTCGAAGGAGAGCAGATAGTCGACATGGCCGCCGACATAGGTCGCGTCCTCGACGCGGGCGGTCGCTCGCGGCGGCGCCGCATCGCCTTCCCGGTGTAGCCGGACGCGCTCGGGGCGCAGCGCCAGCGTGTGCTGCCCGCGCTGGGCATAGCTGCGGGCGAGCTTCACGACACTGCCGCCGGGCAGGCGAAAGGTGTCGGCGTCGACAAGCTCGCCGGTGACGAGATTGCTGTGGCCGATGAAGCGGGCGACGAAGGGGTTCAGCGGCTGCTCGTAGAGCTCTTCCTGCGTGCCGACCTGCTGGACCTTGCCCTCGTTCATCAAAACCAGCCGGTCGGCCATGGTCATGGCCTCGTCCTGGTCATGCGTCACCATCAGCGCTGTCAGCCCGGCGGCGCGCTGAAGCTGGCGGATTTCGCGGGCAACCGACTGGCGCAGATTGGCGTCGAGGTTCGACAGCGGCTCGTCGAGCAGCAGCACTTTGGGCCGGATCGCCAGCGCGCGCGCCAGGGCGACGCGCTGCTGCTGGCCGCCCGAGAGCTGGCGCGGGAAGCGGTCCGCCATGGCGGTCAGCTTGACCATCGCCAGCGTCTCCTCGAGGCGCCGGTCGATCTCGGGTTTGGGCAGCTTGCGCATGCGCAGACCGAAGGTGACGTTCTGCGCCACCGTCAGATGCGGGAACAGCGCATAGCTCTGGAAGACCATGCCCATTTCGCGCTGATAGGGCGGCAGCGAAGCGTAGTCCTTGCCCTCGACCAGGATGCGGCCGCTTGTGGCGGCGACGAAGCCGGCAACGAGGCGCAAGGTCGTCGTCTTGCCGCAGCCGGAAGGGCCGAGCAGGACGAGCATCTCGCCCTGGCGGACATCGAGATTGACGTCCTCGACCGCTGCGGTCGAGCCGTAGATCTTGGTCAGACCCTCGATGCGGAGATGGGAAGAGGTGCTCATCAGACGACCTTGCTCAGCTTGACGTACCGGTCGATCGCCAGCAGCAGCGCCGCGATCACGGCCGTCTGGACGACGACGACCGAGGCGACGAGGGGATCGAAGCGGTATTCGAGATATTGCAGCACGGAGATCGGGAAGGTGATCATTCCGGGGCTGATCAGGAACAGCGTCATCTCGATGTTCTCGAACGACACGATGAAGGCGAAGAGTGCAGCCGCGATGATGCCCTGCCGCATCATCGGCAAGGTCACGCTCCAGAGCACGCGGCCGGGCGAGGCGCCGAGATTGGCCGCAGCCTCCTCGATCGAGCGGTCTAGTTGCACCAGATTGGCGACGCAGAGGCGCACCACCCAGGGTGTCGTGATCAGGAGATGCGCCAGGATCAGCACCCAGTCGGAACCGATCAGCGGAAACTCGGTGCGAATCTCGATGTCGACCATCAGCACATAGATGCCGAGGCCGATGACGACGCCGGGAACGGTGAGGGGCGAGAGCAGCAGCACATTGAGCAGGCCGCGGCCGGGAAAACTGTAGCGCACCAAAGCGATGCTGGCCGGGACGCCGATCAGCAAGCTGCAGAATGTCGCCAT contains:
- a CDS encoding class II aldolase/adducin family protein, with amino-acid sequence MSKDEIGEAIVAVAQAIDRAGFCPSKSGNVSARTQAGFLITPSGLPYAETTPGDLIALSLDGAVLSGAGKPSSEWPFHAAIYRARPEAQAIVHTHSPRATALSATRRGIPAFHYMIALCGGADVRCAEYATFGTPELAENAMRALEGRKAVLLANHGVIAFGASLAGAHQIVAEVENLAGQYLDILASGLEPVILDDEEMARVSAKFAGYGKVG
- a CDS encoding dihydrodipicolinate synthase family protein, translating into MASDVFTGTIPALMTPCKADLTPDFDALVRKGKELIAAGMSAVVYCGSMGDWPLLTDEQRQEGVARLAKAGVPVIVGTGAQNTQRAAAFAKHASDVGAKGLMVIPRVLSRGPSASAQAAHFAAILEAANGLPAVIYNSPYYGFETRADLFFQLRAKFPNLIGFKEFGGAKSLTYAAENITGQSDDITLMVGVDTQVFHGFVNCGASGAITGIGNVLPKPVLHLVALCEQAAKGDVGARAKALELDGALAVLSSFDEGPDLVLFYKYLMVLEGSPEYELHFNASDSLTTGQKHYARTQLALFNTWYAGWTKA
- a CDS encoding Xaa-Pro peptidase family protein yields the protein MTIGVGGSSFEAELARLKPMTDGIEPIAVKEFKERVAKAQALLREQGLQALYLDTSTSLAYFTGIQLNLTERLHGAIIPVEGEIAYLSPAFEEPKTREYMKFGDDVRCWEEHEDPTELVIETIRSMGYESGQVALDPHTPFYIADGLRKAGNRFSFTHGNSITAACRQLKSAAEIALIQRAMDITMEVHRAAARALQVGVTTAQVKMFLDQAHRKLGMSWTSGAAQFGEATAYPHGVPYEQTLQDGDMVLIDMGTKVGGYRSDITRTYVFGEPSDRQREIWNLEKKAQLAGFEAAKLGAPCENVDFGARGVIEAAGFGPGYKVPGLPHRTGHGLGLDVHEEAFMVKGNKTPLQLGMCFSVEPMMCIYGEFGVRLEDIAYMAADGAHWFTQPSHTVDDPFHYES
- a CDS encoding GntR family transcriptional regulator, whose amino-acid sequence is MTGPLSMRSTLPQFRQTVTGAAVAELRRRILSGSVAAGEALRQDALAKEFGISRIPIREAFHQLAAEGLVTLHPHRGAVVTALSASDIAELFDLRATLEPDLMRRAVPRLQASDFARAETILADYATAIANGDLDAWGELNTEYHLSLYRAAGRNQTFELVRMLLANTDRYTRVQLAMSDGATTRAKREHAALLDLCRAGDAEGAARLTLDHVLAVRHDLLQLLEPHEDGLAGTQAPAA
- a CDS encoding ABC transporter permease; translated protein: MTRRRPEGLTASLLIGPATMVVLLSLVLPLALLARFSLNKYDRRTFMVDAFTPENYLRFVTDPFYTGVLWTTFGIAIVTTLLCLILGFPIAYKLARSQSRWKSIGVLLIILPLFIGSTVRALGWMGVLAKGGIIDAIYTALGGPGISLLYTSFAVSIGILSINLPYMILTLQSVIEGIDARLEEAADSLGADPARRFWHVVLPLALPGIATGGILVFILAMNAYATPFLLGGARFQMMAPMLYREFAVNNNWPFAAAIAFILMLTTLSLTAISGLLVQRRYKAQ
- a CDS encoding extracellular solute-binding protein, with the translated sequence MTDLFKPNRRHLLTLAAGAAAAPFAPAILRAQEASGRVVMSTWGGDYAKLLTQNIEDPLLKPKGLEVVQDAGTEPTRVAKSIAQRRLPRGSVDVICVQAPAAYDLEDAGMLEPLDEGKVPNLKYVQPTFATPYSIPHIYSPQVIAYSPERVKTPPKSYTEMEAYGGKVGILDNSYIWVAMAAALKQQGDPGKIAEVKASMEKLVKAGAKIYTSTEAFAPGIKSGEIDVGLVWHARVLFWNKGGVEMTSSFPAEGCMTYVSSMCVLKNAPNKAAAFAYINAALDPRAQRGFADSMGYQPTITNAALEGEVAKRLAMPEGTKLLPAPYPQLSAVRDDMNDWWRRTLERR
- a CDS encoding ABC transporter ATP-binding protein — its product is MSTSSHLRIEGLTKIYGSTAAVEDVNLDVRQGEMLVLLGPSGCGKTTTLRLVAGFVAATSGRILVEGKDYASLPPYQREMGMVFQSYALFPHLTVAQNVTFGLRMRKLPKPEIDRRLEETLAMVKLTAMADRFPRQLSGGQQQRVALARALAIRPKVLLLDEPLSNLDANLRQSVAREIRQLQRAAGLTALMVTHDQDEAMTMADRLVLMNEGKVQQVGTQEELYEQPLNPFVARFIGHSNLVTGELVDADTFRLPGGSVVKLARSYAQRGQHTLALRPERVRLHREGDAAPPRATARVEDATYVGGHVDYLLSFEDGSSLALHEPTGAMGGTRRAMGESVAITWDGLNERLFDASETTVPALT
- a CDS encoding ABC transporter permease; this translates as MPGHPASVAALNGLVRLLVVIGVALMLIPLLMTAFMSLFADGVVTFPPSGYTLSWYGRLAEFPKFGQSLGTSLRVAAMATFCSLLIGVPASIALVRYSFPGRGLLNVLLLSPLTVPGVVIGLGIYVLMVDIEIRTEFPLIGSDWVLILAHLLITTPWVVRLCVANLVQLDRSIEEAAANLGASPGRVLWSVTLPMMRQGIIAAALFAFIVSFENIEMTLFLISPGMITFPISVLQYLEYRFDPLVASVVVVQTAVIAALLLAIDRYVKLSKVV